In one Stenotrophomonas maltophilia genomic region, the following are encoded:
- a CDS encoding amino acid transporter translates to MSGSDGHRLGMDHLGVILMTLLLGGSVIARVGQYTAAQAGPAVVLSLLLAALGAALVLACLYRVVTQADMADGLHGLHGLLVAGWGRSIARVLCLALLLECTATLAGAAQSGAGHLHAALAAAGASSAGTLPVQVTAAAGLLLLGATALMRPARTVLLVCALLTVKIGIGVLLLALAARYVHYAHWIPWVPPATAPYRFGLGGVLAAAVPLLGIFASAGLALGVPGLPVGGLARRPLTMLMVLVAATLMLIALAALQAGLVDYPALASSRPLTVALRSHPQLSWMLPWLPLAGYAGLAALQLVLLMLATRLALPLWPLGNEGDPPAACVATVAIILLATLLALWLPAGVLPTMPGPVGLLVVAAVCLGGLQRRSEVTRSPADAVLGMAAAALCLLPLLR, encoded by the coding sequence ATGAGCGGCAGCGATGGCCATCGGCTTGGAATGGATCATCTGGGCGTGATCCTGATGACGTTGCTGCTCGGTGGCAGTGTCATCGCACGGGTCGGTCAGTACACGGCGGCGCAGGCGGGGCCGGCCGTCGTTCTCAGTCTGCTGCTCGCAGCCCTCGGTGCGGCGCTGGTGCTGGCATGCCTGTACAGGGTGGTGACGCAGGCGGATATGGCCGATGGCCTGCATGGCCTGCATGGCCTGCTGGTGGCCGGCTGGGGGCGGTCGATTGCCCGCGTACTGTGCCTGGCGTTGTTGCTGGAGTGCACGGCGACGCTGGCGGGTGCGGCGCAGTCCGGGGCTGGCCATCTGCATGCGGCACTGGCGGCGGCGGGCGCATCCAGCGCCGGTACGCTGCCGGTGCAGGTGACGGCCGCTGCAGGCCTGCTGCTGTTGGGAGCCACCGCGCTGATGCGACCGGCGCGGACGGTGCTGCTGGTGTGCGCGCTGTTGACCGTGAAGATCGGCATCGGCGTGCTGCTGCTGGCGCTGGCGGCCCGGTATGTGCACTACGCGCACTGGATCCCATGGGTCCCCCCCGCCACTGCACCGTATCGCTTCGGCCTGGGAGGCGTGCTCGCTGCGGCTGTGCCGCTGCTGGGCATCTTTGCCAGCGCCGGCCTGGCACTGGGCGTTCCCGGGTTGCCTGTTGGCGGGCTGGCGCGACGCCCACTGACGATGCTCATGGTGCTCGTCGCGGCGACGCTGATGCTGATCGCACTGGCCGCACTGCAGGCGGGCCTGGTCGACTATCCAGCGCTGGCCAGCAGCCGGCCCTTGACGGTTGCGCTGCGAAGCCATCCCCAGTTGTCCTGGATGTTGCCGTGGCTGCCGCTGGCAGGCTATGCAGGGTTGGCGGCGCTGCAGCTGGTGCTGCTGATGCTGGCGACGCGGCTGGCGCTGCCGCTGTGGCCGCTTGGAAACGAGGGCGACCCACCGGCGGCGTGCGTGGCGACCGTGGCGATCATCCTGTTGGCGACCCTGCTGGCGCTGTGGCTGCCGGCCGGCGTCTTGCCGACGATGCCGGGGCCGGTGGGACTGCTGGTGGTGGCCGCCGTGTGCCTGGGAGGACTTCAGCGGCGCAGCGAGGTGACGCGCTCGCCTGCCGACGCCGTGCTGGGCATGGCGGCAGCAGCGTTGTGCCTGCTGCCGCTCCTGCGCTAG
- the waaA gene encoding lipid IV(A) 3-deoxy-D-manno-octulosonic acid transferase has protein sequence MRKDPVEWILRGLYSVVLYILLPITVYHLVWRGFRVREYFRRWDERYASYPQPSGQPRVWLHAVSVGEVNAAAPLVNALRQQRPDIRWVITTITPTGSERVRALWGDALDHVYLPYDVPGSVNRFLGHFQPSLALILETELWPNMLFGCRDRDIPVYILNARLSARSLRGYRLLAALIRRALRTVTCVAAQSQDDAERFVQLGAAPDQVQALGNLKFDIATPDVQAFIEQFHARVPDTRPVWIAASTHDGEEQAVIDLHRRLRQHHPDLLLLWAPRHPERFPKVEALAREQGWNVATRRAQQWPSADTDAFIIDTLGELMPFYGCAQVAFVGGSLQPIGGHNLLEPAAMGTAAVTGPHLHNFSEISRRMREAGALLIGEDVQAVGGLLQHLLEDPQAREDMAHAGCTLVSNGRGALQRTLALVAPHLPPPRG, from the coding sequence ATGCGCAAAGACCCTGTCGAATGGATCCTGCGCGGCCTGTATTCGGTCGTGCTCTACATCCTGCTGCCGATCACCGTGTACCACCTGGTCTGGCGCGGCTTCCGGGTCCGTGAGTATTTCCGCCGCTGGGACGAGCGCTACGCCTCCTATCCCCAGCCCAGCGGCCAGCCACGGGTCTGGCTGCATGCGGTCTCGGTGGGCGAGGTCAACGCCGCCGCGCCGCTGGTCAACGCCCTGCGCCAGCAGCGCCCGGACATCCGCTGGGTCATCACCACCATCACCCCCACCGGCTCCGAGCGCGTGCGCGCGCTGTGGGGCGATGCGCTGGACCACGTCTACCTGCCGTATGACGTGCCCGGCAGCGTCAACCGTTTCCTCGGCCACTTCCAGCCCAGCCTGGCGCTGATCCTGGAAACCGAACTGTGGCCGAACATGCTGTTCGGCTGCCGTGACCGCGACATTCCGGTCTACATCCTCAATGCCCGCCTGTCGGCCCGCTCGCTGCGTGGCTACCGGCTGCTGGCCGCACTGATCCGCCGCGCGCTGCGCACGGTGACGTGCGTGGCGGCCCAGTCGCAGGACGACGCAGAGCGCTTCGTGCAGCTGGGGGCGGCGCCTGACCAGGTGCAGGCACTGGGCAACCTCAAGTTCGACATCGCCACGCCGGACGTGCAGGCCTTCATCGAACAGTTCCACGCACGGGTGCCTGACACGCGACCGGTCTGGATCGCGGCCAGTACCCATGATGGCGAAGAGCAGGCGGTGATCGATCTGCACCGGCGCCTGCGCCAGCACCATCCGGACCTGCTGCTGCTGTGGGCACCCCGGCATCCCGAGCGCTTCCCGAAGGTGGAGGCGCTGGCGCGCGAGCAGGGCTGGAACGTGGCGACCCGCCGTGCGCAGCAGTGGCCGTCCGCCGATACCGATGCCTTCATCATCGACACCCTGGGCGAACTGATGCCGTTCTATGGCTGTGCGCAGGTTGCCTTCGTCGGCGGCAGCCTGCAGCCGATCGGTGGCCACAACCTGCTGGAGCCGGCGGCGATGGGCACTGCCGCGGTGACCGGTCCGCACCTGCACAATTTCTCGGAGATCTCGCGGCGCATGCGCGAGGCCGGTGCGCTGTTGATCGGCGAAGACGTGCAGGCGGTCGGCGGTCTGCTGCAGCACCTGCTGGAGGATCCGCAGGCCCGCGAGGACATGGCGCACGCTGGATGCACGCTGGTCAGCAATGGGCGCGGCGCGCTGCAGCGGACGCTGGCGCTGGTGGCCCCGCACCTGCCACCGCCCCGCGGCTGA
- a CDS encoding efflux RND transporter permease subunit: protein MRRFNLSEWALGNRALVLFAMLAFALIGAWSYKHLGQSEDPPFTFKVMVVRTMWPGATAEQVSRQVTEPIEKALLNTGQYEFIRSYSRPGESQVIFAAKDSLRSKAIPDLWYQVRKRVGDIKPNLPREIVGPFFNDEFGDTFGNIYALTGQGFDYAVMRDYADRIQLELQRVPDVGKIELQGLQDEKVWIELSNTKLATLGVSLQQVQQALADQNAISATSFFETPTDRVQLRVTGQFQSIDDIRRFPIQAGDRTVHLGDIAEIKRGFADPASPKMRFMGEDAIGIAVAMKDGGDILKLGSTLDAEFERLQKTLPAGMHLRKVSDQPHAVEESVGEFVQVLTEAVVIVLLVSFFSLGLRTGLVVGVTIPLVLAMTFFVMHYFDIGLHKISLGALVLALGLLVDDAIIAVEMMATKMEQGYDRLRAASFAWESTAFPMLTGTLITAAGFLPIATAASSTGEYTRSLFQVVTIALVVSWIAAVLFIPYLGDKMLPDLFNPQLPKPDSLAGRWRAKRLAWADRHPALLRWIAPKEHAHDHDPYQRPFYTRFRRFLDMCLRHRWWVIAATVALFVFSLLMFRFVPQQFFPDSTRPELMVDIELAEGASLQATQAQASKLEKLLKGREGIANYVAYVGTGSPRFYLPLDQQLPATNFSQFVVLTEDAKAREATRDWLLKDVIPQFPDVQMRVTRLENGPPVGYPVQLRISGEHIEQVQAIARQVQDKVRENPHVMNVNLDWSEPSKVVRLVLDQDRARALGVSSAQVSQLLGTSLSGMSVSTYREGNRLIEMLLRGPENERVQLGMLGSLAIPTASGTSVTLSQVARLEYVFEDGIIWHRNRLPTVTVRADISDGSQALDVVQQILPTLDGIRAALPSGYLLETGGTVEDSARGQDSIKAGMPLFLIVVATLLMLQLRSFSRAAMVLVTAPLGIIGATLFLLLFRAPFGFVALLGTIALAGMIMRNSVILIDQIQQDIDAGHDRWHAIIDATVRRFRPIVLTALAAVLAMIPLSRSAFYGSMAISIMGGLIVGTVLTLVFLPALYAAWFRVKPDESGA, encoded by the coding sequence GTGCGCCGTTTCAATCTATCCGAATGGGCGCTGGGCAACCGCGCGCTGGTGCTGTTCGCCATGCTCGCCTTCGCCCTCATCGGCGCCTGGTCGTACAAGCATCTGGGCCAGTCCGAGGATCCGCCGTTCACCTTCAAGGTGATGGTGGTACGCACGATGTGGCCGGGCGCGACCGCCGAGCAGGTCTCGCGCCAGGTGACCGAGCCGATCGAGAAGGCGCTGCTCAACACCGGGCAGTACGAGTTCATCCGCTCCTACTCGCGCCCGGGCGAGTCGCAGGTGATCTTCGCGGCCAAGGACAGCCTGCGCTCCAAGGCCATTCCGGACCTGTGGTACCAGGTGCGCAAACGCGTGGGCGACATCAAGCCGAACCTGCCGCGCGAAATCGTCGGTCCGTTCTTCAACGATGAGTTCGGCGACACCTTCGGCAACATCTACGCGCTGACCGGGCAGGGCTTCGACTACGCCGTGATGCGTGACTACGCCGATCGCATCCAGCTGGAACTGCAGCGGGTGCCGGACGTGGGCAAGATCGAGCTGCAGGGCCTGCAGGACGAGAAGGTCTGGATCGAGCTGTCCAACACCAAGCTGGCCACGCTGGGCGTGTCGTTGCAGCAGGTGCAGCAGGCGCTGGCCGACCAGAACGCGATCAGCGCCACCAGCTTCTTCGAGACCCCGACCGATCGCGTGCAGCTGCGCGTGACCGGCCAGTTCCAGAGCATCGATGACATCCGTCGCTTCCCGATCCAGGCCGGCGACCGCACCGTGCACCTGGGCGATATCGCCGAGATCAAGCGCGGCTTCGCCGATCCGGCGTCGCCGAAGATGCGCTTCATGGGTGAGGATGCGATCGGCATTGCGGTCGCGATGAAGGACGGTGGCGACATCCTGAAGCTGGGCTCCACGCTGGATGCCGAGTTCGAGCGCCTGCAGAAGACGCTGCCGGCGGGCATGCACCTGCGCAAGGTCTCCGACCAGCCGCATGCGGTGGAAGAGTCGGTGGGTGAGTTCGTGCAGGTGCTGACCGAAGCGGTGGTGATCGTGCTGCTGGTGAGCTTCTTCTCGCTGGGCCTGCGTACGGGCCTGGTGGTGGGCGTGACCATTCCGCTGGTGCTGGCGATGACCTTCTTCGTCATGCACTACTTCGATATCGGCTTGCACAAGATCTCGCTGGGCGCTCTGGTGCTGGCGCTGGGCCTGCTGGTGGACGATGCGATCATCGCGGTGGAGATGATGGCCACCAAGATGGAACAGGGCTACGACCGCCTGCGCGCGGCCAGCTTCGCCTGGGAATCCACGGCGTTCCCGATGCTCACCGGTACGCTGATCACGGCGGCAGGTTTCCTGCCGATCGCCACGGCGGCGTCAAGCACCGGTGAGTACACCCGTTCGCTGTTCCAGGTGGTGACCATCGCACTGGTGGTGTCATGGATTGCGGCGGTGCTGTTCATTCCGTACCTGGGTGACAAGATGCTGCCGGATCTGTTCAATCCGCAGCTGCCCAAGCCGGACAGCCTGGCCGGTCGCTGGCGTGCGAAGCGCCTGGCCTGGGCCGATCGCCATCCGGCGCTGCTGCGCTGGATCGCACCGAAGGAGCATGCACACGACCACGATCCGTACCAGCGGCCGTTCTACACGCGTTTCCGCCGTTTCCTGGACATGTGCCTGCGCCACCGCTGGTGGGTAATCGCAGCAACGGTGGCCCTGTTCGTGTTCTCGCTGCTGATGTTCCGCTTCGTGCCGCAGCAGTTCTTCCCGGATTCGACCCGCCCGGAACTGATGGTGGATATCGAACTGGCTGAAGGCGCGTCGCTGCAGGCCACGCAGGCGCAGGCCAGCAAGCTGGAAAAGCTGCTGAAGGGCCGTGAGGGCATCGCCAACTATGTGGCCTATGTGGGTACCGGTTCGCCGCGCTTCTACCTGCCGCTGGACCAGCAGCTGCCGGCGACCAACTTCTCGCAGTTCGTGGTGCTCACCGAAGACGCCAAGGCGCGCGAGGCCACGCGCGACTGGCTGCTGAAGGACGTGATCCCGCAGTTCCCGGATGTGCAGATGCGCGTGACGCGGCTGGAGAACGGTCCGCCGGTGGGCTACCCGGTGCAGCTGCGGATCTCCGGCGAGCACATCGAGCAGGTGCAGGCGATCGCACGCCAGGTACAGGACAAGGTGCGGGAGAACCCGCATGTGATGAACGTGAACCTGGACTGGAGCGAGCCGAGCAAGGTCGTGCGGCTGGTGCTTGACCAGGACCGTGCGCGCGCGCTGGGCGTGAGCAGTGCGCAGGTGAGCCAGCTGCTGGGCACTTCGCTGTCGGGCATGAGCGTGAGCACCTATCGCGAGGGCAATCGCCTGATCGAGATGCTGCTGCGGGGGCCGGAGAACGAGCGCGTGCAGCTGGGCATGCTGGGCAGCCTGGCCATTCCCACCGCCAGTGGCACGTCGGTGACGCTCTCGCAGGTGGCGCGCCTGGAGTACGTGTTCGAGGACGGCATCATCTGGCATCGCAACCGCCTGCCGACCGTGACCGTGCGTGCCGATATCAGCGACGGCAGCCAGGCGCTGGACGTGGTGCAGCAGATCCTGCCGACGCTGGATGGCATCCGCGCTGCACTGCCGAGCGGTTACCTGCTGGAAACCGGCGGAACGGTGGAGGATTCGGCACGTGGCCAGGACTCGATCAAGGCAGGCATGCCGTTGTTCCTGATCGTGGTCGCAACGCTGCTGATGCTGCAGCTGCGCAGCTTCTCGCGTGCCGCGATGGTGCTGGTGACGGCACCGCTGGGCATCATCGGCGCGACCTTGTTCCTGCTGCTGTTCCGTGCACCGTTCGGGTTCGTGGCGCTGCTGGGCACGATCGCGCTGGCCGGCATGATCATGCGCAACTCGGTGATCCTGATAGACCAGATCCAGCAGGACATCGATGCCGGGCATGATCGCTGGCATGCGATCATCGACGCGACGGTACGGCGTTTCCGCCCGATCGTGCTGACCGCCCTGGCGGCGGTGCTGGCGATGATTCCGCTGTCGCGCAGCGCGTTCTATGGCTCGATGGCGATCTCGATCATGGGCGGGTTGATCGTGGGTACCGTGCTGACCCTGGTGTTCCTGCCGGCGCTGTATGCGGCGTGGTTCCGGGTGAAGCCGGATGAATCCGGGGCGTAA
- a CDS encoding protein-L-isoaspartate O-methyltransferase family protein, which yields MTIDYAHARELMVEQQIRPWDVLDIKVLDVLARLPREAFVADAHRALAYADVELPIGNGQKMMKPVIEGRTLQALDLQPGDEVLEIGTGSGFLAACIGALARDVLSLEIDPELATAARARLDASGLGTNVRVEVADALAWQTERRFDVICVTGAVNVVPSQFASWLRPGGRLFVIQGRSPAMEALLIKADGSTESLFETDIDYLRGAAPAPQFHL from the coding sequence ATGACGATTGATTACGCCCACGCCCGCGAACTGATGGTGGAACAGCAGATCCGTCCCTGGGACGTGCTGGACATCAAGGTGCTCGACGTACTGGCCCGCCTGCCGCGCGAGGCCTTTGTCGCCGACGCGCACCGGGCACTGGCCTACGCCGATGTTGAACTGCCGATCGGCAATGGCCAGAAGATGATGAAGCCCGTCATCGAGGGCCGTACCCTGCAGGCGCTGGACCTGCAACCGGGTGACGAAGTGCTGGAGATCGGCACGGGCAGCGGCTTCCTGGCCGCCTGCATCGGCGCGCTGGCGCGCGACGTGCTGAGCCTGGAGATCGATCCGGAACTGGCGACCGCCGCGCGTGCGCGACTGGATGCCTCCGGCCTGGGTACCAACGTCCGTGTGGAAGTGGCTGACGCGCTGGCATGGCAGACCGAACGTCGCTTTGACGTGATCTGTGTCACTGGTGCTGTCAACGTGGTGCCGTCACAGTTCGCCTCGTGGCTGCGTCCGGGTGGTCGCCTGTTCGTGATCCAGGGCCGTTCGCCGGCGATGGAAGCGCTTCTGATCAAGGCCGATGGCAGCACCGAATCCCTGTTCGAGACCGATATCGATTACCTGCGCGGTGCCGCCCCGGCACCCCAGTTCCACCTCTGA
- a CDS encoding LpxL/LpxP family Kdo(2)-lipid IV(A) lauroyl/palmitoleoyl acyltransferase, translating into MSDASTAVRPSLRDPRNWPMFAAMYGAFAIARLPWMLQRALGRGVGSIAWRLAGSRRRAAEVNLALCFPEKDDAWRKRLVRDSFDALGVGVFECIRAWWGSIDSIRPQVQIEGLEHLRQMQAEGRGVLLVSGHFMTLEMCGRLLCDYVDLSGMYRKHKNPVYEWAVKFGRLRYAKAMFANEDIRATVRHLKKGGFLWYAPDQDMRGKDTVFVPFFGHTAATITATHQLARMTGCAVIPYFHRREGGKYFLKIGAPLENFPSEDVEADTARVNQAIEEMVREAPDQYLWIHRRFKRQPGGRSDFYK; encoded by the coding sequence ATGTCCGATGCCTCCACTGCCGTCCGCCCGTCACTGCGCGATCCCCGCAACTGGCCGATGTTCGCCGCCATGTACGGCGCTTTCGCCATCGCCCGCCTGCCGTGGATGCTGCAGCGCGCCCTCGGTCGCGGGGTGGGGTCGATCGCCTGGCGCCTGGCCGGAAGCCGTCGCCGTGCAGCCGAGGTCAATCTCGCACTGTGTTTCCCGGAAAAGGACGATGCCTGGCGCAAGCGGTTGGTTCGCGACAGCTTCGATGCCCTGGGCGTGGGCGTGTTCGAGTGCATCCGTGCCTGGTGGGGCAGCATCGACAGCATCCGCCCGCAGGTGCAGATCGAAGGGCTGGAGCACCTGCGGCAGATGCAGGCCGAGGGTCGCGGCGTGCTGCTGGTGTCCGGGCACTTCATGACCCTGGAGATGTGCGGCCGCCTGCTGTGCGACTACGTCGACCTGTCCGGCATGTACCGTAAACACAAGAATCCGGTGTACGAGTGGGCGGTGAAGTTCGGCCGCCTGCGCTATGCCAAGGCGATGTTCGCCAACGAGGACATCCGCGCCACCGTGCGCCACCTGAAGAAGGGCGGCTTCCTCTGGTATGCCCCCGACCAGGACATGCGTGGCAAGGACACCGTGTTCGTTCCGTTCTTCGGCCACACCGCCGCCACCATCACCGCCACCCACCAGCTGGCGCGGATGACCGGTTGCGCGGTCATTCCGTACTTCCACCGCCGCGAAGGCGGGAAGTACTTCCTGAAGATCGGCGCGCCGCTGGAGAACTTCCCGAGCGAGGATGTGGAAGCCGATACCGCGCGCGTCAACCAGGCGATCGAAGAGATGGTGCGCGAAGCCCCTGACCAGTACCTGTGGATCCATCGCCGCTTCAAGCGCCAGCCCGGCGGGCGCAGCGACTTCTACAAGTAG
- a CDS encoding TetR/AcrR family transcriptional regulator: protein MSSSTSRKPSAKPAAKAAGPGRPKDLGKRAAILEAAKTLFIEQGYTGVSMDSIAAQAGVSKLTVYSHFGDKETLFSEAVQSKCIEMLPDALFVADAEGPLRDQLIGIGLAFFKLITSDAAISIQRVMMAPETDERLRELFWQAGPERTCEALADFLRSRSERGELQIPDHHLAGQQFLTLVKGEVHMHMMCGMPLSSVEIDPVTHVAASVDFFLRAYAPGGAGTG, encoded by the coding sequence ATGAGTTCTTCCACTTCCCGCAAGCCGTCGGCCAAGCCTGCTGCCAAGGCCGCCGGACCCGGGCGTCCCAAGGATCTTGGCAAGCGCGCGGCGATCCTCGAGGCGGCCAAGACCCTGTTCATCGAACAGGGCTATACCGGTGTGAGCATGGACAGCATCGCTGCCCAGGCGGGCGTGTCGAAGCTGACGGTGTACAGCCATTTCGGCGACAAGGAGACCCTGTTCTCCGAGGCCGTGCAGTCCAAATGCATCGAGATGCTGCCGGATGCGCTGTTCGTGGCCGACGCCGAAGGGCCACTGCGCGACCAGCTGATCGGGATCGGCCTGGCCTTCTTCAAGCTGATCACCTCCGACGCGGCGATCTCGATCCAACGGGTGATGATGGCCCCGGAGACCGACGAACGCCTGCGTGAGCTGTTCTGGCAGGCCGGGCCCGAGCGCACCTGCGAGGCGCTGGCCGACTTCCTGCGCTCGCGCAGCGAGCGGGGCGAGCTGCAGATTCCCGACCATCACCTGGCCGGGCAGCAGTTCCTGACCCTGGTCAAGGGTGAAGTGCACATGCATATGATGTGCGGCATGCCACTGTCATCGGTGGAGATCGATCCTGTCACCCACGTGGCGGCCAGCGTCGACTTCTTCCTGCGCGCCTATGCGCCCGGAGGAGCCGGAACCGGCTGA
- a CDS encoding efflux RND transporter periplasmic adaptor subunit: MKIVRWMGGIVWVAALAACSGQEQAPPAAVPVLVVHPGEQVGQAPAAFPGTVRARQESPLSFRVGGNLVKRHVDAGQRVKKGEVLAELDVADFALQARASQAQLAAAEADLVRARDDLKRYQVLADQQLVSRSQLDQQSAAFKAAQGQANAARANLDVLRNQAGYAQLRAPADGVIASREAEAGQVVAAGQTIFNLAADGGREVLIDLPEATIRDYAVGQPVEVELWNRPGQRLPGTIREIAAAADPQARTYATRVSLPADALADVELGQSARVFSSAGRHGTLQLPMAALQRGAGGATSVWVVDPASSTLKSVTVSTGAYGIDAVPVLSGVDADDWVVAAGGHLLRSGQQVVAVDRQNRPVLKPAAPAAAPKAKE, from the coding sequence ATGAAGATCGTGCGCTGGATGGGCGGTATCGTGTGGGTGGCTGCGCTGGCAGCCTGTTCGGGACAGGAGCAGGCGCCACCGGCGGCCGTGCCGGTGCTGGTGGTGCATCCCGGCGAGCAGGTCGGGCAGGCGCCGGCGGCGTTTCCCGGTACGGTCCGGGCACGCCAGGAGAGCCCGCTGTCGTTCCGCGTCGGCGGCAACCTGGTCAAGCGCCATGTGGACGCCGGCCAACGGGTGAAGAAGGGGGAGGTGCTGGCCGAGCTGGATGTCGCCGACTTCGCCCTGCAGGCGCGCGCCTCGCAGGCGCAGCTGGCCGCGGCCGAAGCCGATCTGGTACGCGCCCGCGACGATCTCAAGCGCTACCAGGTGCTGGCCGACCAGCAGCTGGTCAGCCGCTCGCAGCTGGATCAGCAGTCTGCCGCGTTCAAGGCCGCGCAGGGCCAGGCCAACGCGGCCCGGGCCAACCTGGACGTGCTGCGCAACCAGGCCGGCTACGCCCAGCTGCGTGCGCCGGCCGATGGTGTGATCGCCAGCCGTGAGGCGGAAGCCGGGCAGGTGGTGGCCGCGGGCCAGACCATCTTCAACCTGGCCGCAGACGGTGGCCGCGAAGTGCTGATCGACCTGCCGGAAGCCACCATCCGCGACTACGCGGTAGGCCAGCCGGTGGAAGTGGAGTTGTGGAACCGCCCGGGGCAGCGCCTGCCCGGCACGATCCGCGAGATCGCCGCCGCCGCCGATCCGCAGGCGCGGACCTACGCAACCCGGGTCAGCCTGCCCGCCGATGCACTGGCCGATGTCGAGCTGGGGCAGAGCGCGCGCGTGTTCAGCAGCGCCGGCCGCCACGGCACCCTGCAGCTGCCGATGGCCGCTCTCCAGCGCGGTGCAGGTGGCGCAACCAGTGTGTGGGTGGTGGACCCGGCCAGCAGCACGTTGAAATCGGTCACCGTCAGCACGGGCGCCTATGGCATCGACGCCGTGCCGGTGCTGTCCGGCGTGGACGCCGACGACTGGGTGGTGGCTGCGGGCGGCCATCTGCTGCGATCCGGCCAGCAGGTCGTCGCGGTGGACCGGCAGAATCGCCCGGTGCTGAAGCCCGCAGCGCCGGCTGCCGCACCGAAGGCGAAGGAGTAA
- a CDS encoding TolC family outer membrane protein codes for MIRRSLAVALATALLPLSAHAADLLQVYEMARNGDPQLSAAESTRLYDKEGAVQARAALLPQINGQATLNRTRSEANADANTGTVSSKRRNYTIDGSQTLFNWTQINNLRSQRELSKAADFTLDSANDSLIVRTSAAYFNVLVAIESLNAAQTNEAAAKKQFDFADKRLEVGLAPITDVHEARAQYDQARANTIVAQNTLADNYQALTELTGQPVLNLKGLPADFRPEVPANRGNIDELVQQATSQNPSLKAQELKVSAAEAGVQAARGAHYPTLSLGGSWGKTATWGDSTGSGSLSPDARTNSIGLTLSVPIFAGGATQSGVRQALAQRDIAQDGYEQQKRALDRNTRNAYQTLVQGISEVEARRLAVVSAQSAYDASQVGLEVGTRTVLDVIQNQRILFSAQLDYAQARYTFLQNRLLLSQSLGALDVAELQDINRLLTQDAGNPATTTQ; via the coding sequence ATGATCCGCCGATCCCTCGCTGTTGCGCTGGCCACTGCCCTGCTGCCGTTGTCTGCCCATGCCGCTGACCTGTTGCAGGTCTACGAGATGGCGCGCAACGGCGATCCGCAGCTGTCGGCCGCCGAATCCACCCGGCTGTACGACAAGGAAGGCGCCGTGCAGGCGCGCGCTGCCCTGCTTCCGCAGATCAACGGCCAGGCCACGCTGAACCGCACACGCAGCGAAGCCAACGCCGATGCCAATACCGGCACGGTCAGCAGCAAGCGCCGCAACTACACGATCGACGGTTCGCAGACCCTGTTCAACTGGACGCAGATCAACAACCTGCGCTCGCAGCGCGAACTGAGCAAGGCGGCTGACTTCACCCTGGATTCGGCCAACGACAGCCTGATCGTCCGCACCTCGGCGGCCTACTTCAACGTGCTGGTGGCGATCGAATCGCTGAATGCCGCACAGACCAACGAAGCGGCCGCGAAGAAGCAGTTCGACTTCGCCGACAAGCGCCTGGAAGTGGGCCTGGCGCCGATCACCGACGTGCACGAAGCGCGCGCGCAGTATGACCAGGCGCGCGCCAACACCATCGTCGCGCAGAACACCCTGGCCGATAACTACCAGGCGCTGACCGAACTCACCGGCCAGCCGGTGCTGAACCTCAAGGGGCTGCCGGCCGACTTCCGTCCCGAAGTGCCGGCCAACCGCGGCAACATCGATGAACTGGTGCAGCAGGCGACCAGCCAGAACCCCTCGCTGAAGGCGCAGGAGCTGAAGGTCAGCGCGGCCGAGGCCGGCGTGCAGGCCGCCCGTGGCGCCCACTACCCGACGCTGTCGCTGGGCGGCAGCTGGGGCAAGACCGCGACCTGGGGCGACAGCACCGGTTCGGGTTCGCTGTCCCCGGATGCGCGCACCAACAGCATCGGCCTGACCCTCAGCGTGCCGATCTTCGCCGGCGGCGCCACCCAGTCCGGCGTGCGCCAGGCGCTGGCCCAGCGTGACATCGCCCAGGATGGCTACGAACAGCAGAAGCGCGCGCTGGATCGCAACACCCGCAATGCCTACCAGACCCTGGTGCAGGGCATCAGCGAGGTGGAAGCACGCCGCCTGGCCGTCGTCTCGGCACAGAGCGCGTACGACGCCTCGCAGGTCGGCCTGGAAGTGGGTACCCGCACGGTGCTGGACGTGATCCAGAACCAGCGCATCCTGTTCTCGGCACAGCTGGACTACGCGCAGGCCCGCTACACCTTCCTGCAGAACCGCCTGCTGCTGAGCCAGTCGCTGGGCGCGTTGGACGTGGCCGAACTGCAGGACATCAATCGCCTGCTGACCCAGGACGCGGGCAATCCCGCCACGACCACGCAGTAA